In one Rutidosis leptorrhynchoides isolate AG116_Rl617_1_P2 chromosome 8, CSIRO_AGI_Rlap_v1, whole genome shotgun sequence genomic region, the following are encoded:
- the LOC139863599 gene encoding uncharacterized protein, which translates to MGREIQSYPSEPTTGITKRSRRNPVEDAGGVECSGKSCQSCTARVIADCVAVCCCPCAVVNFFTLTFLKLPWMIGRKCLSNLSKKKKLKIEKGKTVIPRKDQGENGDLGKVTAIVEDEQMGSNKYSARFEAERVWLELYRVDNLGFGRVSFNGIQSLG; encoded by the coding sequence ATGGGTCGTGAGATACAATCATACCCATCAGAACCCACCACCGGAATCACAAAAAGGTCCCGCCGGAATCCAGTCGAAGACGCTGGAGGAGTGGAATGCTCCGGTAAGTCATGCCAATCTTGTACTGCCAGAGTGATTGCTGATTGTGTGGCAGTATGTTGTTGTCCGTGTGCTGTTGTTAACTTCTTTACACTCACATTTCTTAAACTTCCATGGATGATCGGAAGAAAATGTTTGAGTAATTTGAGTAAGAAAAAGAAGTTGAAAATTGAAAAGGGTAAAACTGTAATTCCAAGAAAAGATCAGGGTGAAAATGGTGATTTGGGAAAAGTAACTGCCATTGTTGAAGATGAACAAATGGGGAGCAATAAGTACAGTGCAAGATTTGAAGCTGAAAGGGTTTGGTTAGAATTGTATAGAGTTGATAATTTGGGTTTTGGTAGAGTTTCCTTTAATGGGATCCAATCACTTGGTTAG